One region of Molothrus aeneus isolate 106 chromosome 1, BPBGC_Maene_1.0, whole genome shotgun sequence genomic DNA includes:
- the LOC136553774 gene encoding LOW QUALITY PROTEIN: CD226 antigen-like (The sequence of the model RefSeq protein was modified relative to this genomic sequence to represent the inferred CDS: inserted 2 bases in 1 codon; deleted 3 bases in 3 codons; substituted 1 base at 1 genomic stop codon) encodes MEAXFADSSAKLTEKVKMQRIYPKKRAVIIQTSWMKLNVTLRENTDVLNPIYGIHIKDKYNRRIYFENXMPFIKSTLEDDGLHIPNIFSIVTNPDGILKKVIETTHSTDAFEVSEKQNNPMFTKPGGNVAFTCTDKIGDSVKRAVWERIKAHWVDFVILCNSSGKQSLFGLDFKECTPVDCSDQENSRIIFQYITASDFVIYFCVAAGRNKNYMMNFTVAAAWDHKWFITYLAERISAAVLVLDFLLIFCITTAYHKKRKKRRITDALSKVLYSTQIWPSLGAVPKTEGGTVPPGLRAVLTSLPGRSRRPTLLLSRLAASAPGTPGPPQKLPEKKGVAESDWQGTGEGFGKTHTLVSRETGEELGYGRSNFHGIQSRERRGEESSLRQTEEIYVNCKNVSHKHKKRSLSSFLRMKQSKHTPFIYRIDFIFSVLERQSPEFESTGRKRNSQYTKEGES; translated from the exons ATGGAAGCATAGTTTGCAGATTCATCTGCAAAGCTTACTGAGAAAGTGAAAATGCAGCGCATatatcca aaaaaaagagCTGTGATAATCCAGACATCCTGGATGAAACTTAATGTAACTCTTAGAGAAAATACAGATGTCTTGAATCCAATCTATGGCATACATATCAAAGACAAATACAAtagaagaatttattttgaaaa aatgccCTTCATCAAGAGCACTTTGGAAGATGATGGTCTCCAT ATACCCAACATTTTCTCCATTGTAACTAATCCAGATGGAATTTTGAAAAAGGTAATAGAAACTACTCA ttcaacAGATGCTTTTGAAGTGtctgagaaacaaaataatcccaTGTTTACCAAGCCAGGAGGAAATGTTGCTTTTACTTGCACTGATAAAATTGGAGATTCAGTGAAGCGAGCGGTGTGGGAAAGGATTAAAGCACATTGGGTAGATTTTGTCATTCTGTGCAACTCATCAGGAAAGCAAAGT CTTTTTGGTTTAGATTTCAAAGAATGTACACCAGTGGATTGCTCTGATCAGGAAAACTCCAGGATTATCTTTCAATACATTACAGCCTCTGACTTTGTGATATACTTCTGTGTAGCTGCTGGGAGAAACAAAAACTATATGATGAATTTTACTGTGGCTG CAGCTTGGGATCACAAATGGTTTATTACCTACCTAGCTGAAaggatttctgctgctgttttggtgTTAGATTTCTTATTGATCTTCTGCATCACCACTGCTTATCACAAAAAA AGAAAGAAGAGGAGGATCACAGATGCTTTATCAAAAGTTTTGTACTCTACTCAGATCTGG CCCTCCTTAGGCGCAGTCCCAAAGACCGAGGGTGGGACAGTGCCCCCCGGGCTGCGCGCGGTGCTGACCAGCTTGCCGGGACGCTCGCGAAGGCCGACCCTGCTGCTCTCTCGCCTCGCAGCTTCAGCGCCTGGCACTCCAGGCCCTCCACAGAAGCTTCCAGAGAAAAAGGGGGTGGCAGAGAGTGACTGGCAGGGCACCGGGGAGGGGTTtggaaaaacacacacattGGTCTCCAGGGAAACCGGGGAGGAACTGGG TTATGGAAGATCCAATTTTCATGGCATacagagcagagaaagaagaggagaagaatCATCACTCAGGCAGACAGAGGAGATTTATGTCAACTGCAAAAACGTCTCACACAAACATAAGAAAAGATCATTAAGTTCTTTCTTAAGAATGAAGCAATCAAAGCACACGCCTTTTATTTACAGAATagactttattttctctgtgctg GAAAGGCAGTCACCAGAGTTTGAATCAACAGGACGAAAAAGAAACTCACAGTACACGAAAGAAGGTGAAAGTTAG